A region from the Curtobacterium sp. MCBA15_012 genome encodes:
- the rsfS gene encoding ribosome silencing factor, with the protein MTASPRAVELVQLAAQAADAKQAEDLVALDVTAPLQLTDVFLLATGRNERNVLAIADEIEDRLLADGAKPLRREGRAEGRWVLIDFGDIVVHVFHEEDRQYYSLERLWSDCPTIPLELPVDQSAAADQPA; encoded by the coding sequence GTGACCGCCTCTCCCCGTGCAGTGGAACTCGTCCAGCTCGCCGCCCAGGCAGCTGACGCCAAGCAGGCCGAAGACCTCGTCGCCCTCGACGTGACCGCGCCGCTGCAGCTCACCGACGTGTTCCTGCTCGCGACCGGCCGGAACGAGCGCAACGTGCTCGCCATCGCGGACGAGATCGAGGACCGGCTCCTCGCCGACGGCGCCAAGCCGCTCCGTCGCGAAGGCCGTGCCGAGGGCCGCTGGGTGCTCATCGACTTCGGTGACATCGTCGTGCACGTCTTCCACGAGGAAGACCGCCAGTACTACTCGCTCGAGCGTCTCTGGTCGGACTGCCCGACCATCCCGCTCGAGCTGCCGGTGGACCAGTCCGCCGCCGCCGACCAGCCCGCCTGA
- a CDS encoding glutamate-5-semialdehyde dehydrogenase, with amino-acid sequence MSLTAPAPTLTDKLVAARSASTVLATATTSVKDAALRAVAARLRGDTDAIVAANHQDLVAGEESGLSSGLLDRLRLDATRIEALAAAVEHVVGLTDPVGQHVRGSRLPNGLQLSQVRVPFGVVGAIYEARPNVTVDIAALGLKSGNAVVLRGGSAALRTNAVLVDTVRAALGSVGLPEDLVQTIDEFGRQGATELMRARGLVDVLIPRGSASLIQTVVTESQVPVIETGAGVVHVFLDASAPEGRAVDIVLNSKVQRPSVCNALETLLVHRAAAERLLPVLAARLRAAGVTLRGDDATRTIVPGVLRATEADWGTESMDLDLSIRVVADVDEAMAHIARWSTHHTESIVTDDVDTAERFLAQVDSAVVMANASTRFTDGGEFGFGAEVGISTQKLHARGPMGLPELTSTKWIVRGQGQIRG; translated from the coding sequence ATGTCGCTGACCGCACCCGCCCCGACCCTCACCGACAAGCTGGTCGCCGCCCGCAGCGCGTCCACCGTGCTCGCGACCGCGACGACGTCGGTCAAGGACGCCGCACTGCGCGCGGTCGCGGCACGGCTGCGCGGGGACACCGACGCCATCGTCGCGGCCAACCACCAGGACCTCGTGGCGGGCGAGGAGAGCGGCCTGTCCTCCGGCCTGCTCGACCGTCTGCGGCTCGACGCCACCCGGATCGAGGCCCTCGCGGCAGCCGTCGAGCACGTCGTGGGGCTCACCGACCCGGTCGGCCAGCACGTCCGTGGGTCACGACTGCCGAACGGGCTGCAGCTGTCGCAGGTGCGTGTGCCCTTCGGCGTGGTCGGCGCGATCTACGAGGCCCGTCCGAACGTCACCGTGGACATCGCCGCGCTCGGCCTGAAGAGCGGGAACGCGGTGGTCCTGCGCGGGGGATCGGCCGCCCTCCGCACCAACGCGGTGCTCGTCGACACGGTCCGTGCCGCGCTCGGGTCCGTCGGCCTGCCCGAGGACCTGGTCCAGACCATCGACGAGTTCGGGCGTCAGGGGGCGACCGAGCTCATGCGTGCCCGCGGGCTCGTCGACGTCCTCATCCCGCGGGGGAGCGCGTCGCTCATCCAGACCGTCGTCACCGAGTCGCAGGTGCCGGTGATCGAGACCGGCGCCGGCGTCGTGCACGTGTTCCTCGACGCCTCCGCCCCCGAGGGCCGCGCGGTCGACATCGTGCTCAACAGCAAGGTGCAGCGGCCGAGCGTCTGCAACGCCCTCGAGACCCTGCTCGTGCACCGGGCGGCGGCCGAACGCCTGCTCCCGGTGCTCGCCGCGCGCCTCCGTGCCGCCGGTGTCACCCTCCGCGGTGACGACGCGACCCGCACGATCGTCCCGGGGGTGCTCCGCGCGACCGAGGCCGACTGGGGCACCGAGTCGATGGACCTCGACCTCTCGATCCGCGTCGTGGCCGACGTCGACGAGGCGATGGCGCACATCGCGCGGTGGTCGACGCACCACACCGAGTCGATCGTCACGGACGACGTCGACACCGCGGAGCGCTTCCTGGCCCAGGTGGACTCGGCCGTCGTGATGGCGAACGCGTCGACACGGTTCACCGACGGTGGCGAGTTCGGCTTCGGTGCCGAGGTCGGGATCTCGACGCAGAAGCTGCACGCCCGTGGGCCGATGGGGTTGCCGGAACTCACGAGCACCAAGTGGATCGTGCGCGGTCAGGGACAGATCCGCGGCTAG
- the rpmA gene encoding 50S ribosomal protein L27 gives MAHKKGASSTRNGRDSNAQRLGVKRFGGQVVNAGEIILRQRGTHFHPGANVGRGGDDTLFALSAGAVEFGTKGGRKVVNIVAA, from the coding sequence ATGGCACACAAGAAGGGTGCGAGCTCCACTCGCAACGGTCGTGACTCGAACGCACAGCGCCTCGGCGTGAAGCGCTTCGGTGGCCAGGTCGTCAACGCCGGGGAGATCATCCTCCGCCAGCGTGGCACCCACTTCCACCCGGGCGCCAACGTCGGCCGCGGTGGCGACGACACGCTGTTCGCCCTCTCGGCCGGTGCGGTCGAGTTCGGCACCAAGGGCGGCCGCAAGGTCGTCAACATCGTCGCGGCGTAG
- a CDS encoding anthranilate synthase component I family protein, giving the protein MDDRRGLTGARALVRRFGWTPDLGSLAASAAGDVVWLDSALPDGAPDAARERARWSVLALTGGPFGAGFRHEDRRALLDVSPAAEAWFGPSRSVDAGAFATLGDLLARTPACTAPIAGCGFALGWVGFLGYELGRETDGPDRTAGQHADADLRFVDRAVVVDADGGAWALALVVDTDTDTGADAEAGTDTDGAAGAASTANRAWLDEVTTRPAAAVDAGATTGLPAGAVTGVPGVTGGAGAATGLPTGVATGRVSRAAYETAVETCRAEIREGNAFQVCLTTAFAVGLEARVGPATDPHLDEYLRLRAVDPVPFGAYLRLGPLRVASRSPERFLRIDAGGRVLAEPIKGTRRRDPDPGRDAVVRADLATSGKDRAENVMIVDLLRNDLLRSAVPGSVHVERLCAVETYASVHQLVSTVSAQLPPGASRAEAVRAAFPPGSMTGAPKRSATAIADRLEGAPRGVYSGAVGYFSADGTVDLSVVIRTLVTVLDDAGTVRSRSFGAGGAVTWSSVAADEADEVETKTRSVFGGLGVVGRW; this is encoded by the coding sequence GTGGACGATCGCCGCGGTCTGACCGGAGCGCGGGCGCTCGTCCGCCGGTTCGGGTGGACCCCGGACCTCGGCTCCCTCGCGGCCTCGGCGGCCGGCGACGTCGTCTGGCTCGACTCCGCCCTGCCCGACGGCGCACCGGACGCCGCACGTGAGCGGGCCCGCTGGTCCGTCCTCGCCCTGACCGGCGGGCCGTTCGGTGCCGGGTTCCGGCACGAGGACCGTCGTGCACTCCTCGACGTGTCCCCGGCCGCGGAGGCGTGGTTCGGTCCCTCGCGGAGCGTCGACGCGGGCGCGTTCGCGACGCTCGGGGACCTGCTCGCACGCACACCGGCCTGCACCGCGCCGATCGCCGGGTGCGGCTTCGCGCTGGGGTGGGTGGGCTTCCTCGGGTACGAGCTCGGCCGTGAGACCGACGGGCCGGACCGGACCGCCGGGCAGCACGCGGACGCCGACCTGCGGTTCGTGGACCGGGCCGTCGTGGTCGACGCGGACGGCGGCGCGTGGGCGCTCGCCCTCGTCGTGGACACGGACACGGACACGGGCGCGGACGCGGAAGCGGGCACGGACACGGACGGTGCGGCAGGCGCGGCCAGCACGGCGAACCGCGCGTGGCTCGACGAGGTGACCACGCGACCGGCCGCCGCGGTGGACGCGGGCGCGACCACGGGCCTCCCGGCCGGTGCGGTGACCGGGGTGCCGGGCGTGACCGGCGGGGCGGGCGCGGCCACGGGCCTCCCGACCGGTGTGGCGACCGGGCGCGTGTCGCGGGCCGCCTACGAGACCGCGGTCGAGACCTGCCGTGCGGAGATCCGCGAGGGCAACGCCTTCCAGGTGTGCCTCACCACCGCCTTCGCGGTCGGCCTGGAGGCGCGGGTCGGGCCCGCCACGGACCCGCACCTGGACGAGTACCTGCGGCTACGCGCCGTCGACCCGGTGCCGTTCGGCGCCTACCTGCGGCTCGGACCGCTCCGGGTCGCGAGCCGCTCGCCGGAACGGTTCCTGCGCATCGACGCCGGCGGGCGGGTCCTCGCCGAACCCATCAAGGGCACCCGTCGTCGCGACCCGGACCCGGGCCGGGACGCCGTGGTGCGGGCCGACCTGGCGACGAGCGGCAAGGACCGCGCCGAGAACGTCATGATCGTCGACCTGCTGCGCAACGACCTGCTGCGCTCGGCGGTGCCCGGCTCGGTGCACGTCGAGCGGCTCTGCGCGGTCGAGACCTACGCGAGCGTGCACCAGCTCGTCTCGACGGTGTCGGCGCAGCTGCCGCCGGGCGCGTCGCGGGCCGAGGCGGTCCGTGCCGCGTTCCCGCCGGGGTCGATGACGGGCGCACCGAAGCGCAGCGCGACCGCGATCGCCGACCGCCTCGAGGGTGCGCCGCGCGGGGTGTACTCGGGAGCGGTCGGGTACTTCTCGGCGGACGGCACCGTCGACCTGTCGGTGGTGATCCGGACACTGGTGACGGTCCTGGACGACGCGGGCACGGTCCGGTCCCGGTCCTTCGGGGCCGGGGGAGCGGTGACGTGGTCCTCGGTGGCGGCGGACGAGGCGGACGAGGTCGAGACGAAGACGCGGTCGGTGTTCGGCGGGCTGGGGGTCGTCGGGCGCTGGTGA
- the obgE gene encoding GTPase ObgE, translated as MATFVDRVTLHLTAGNGGNGCVSVRREKFKPLAGPDGGNGGDGGDIVLVADPQVTTLLGYHRSPHRSSKNGQPGMGDMRSGVSGETLELPVPIGTVVHDEGGEVLADMTEPGMRVVVAPGGQGGLGNAALATTKRKAPGFALLGTPGWTGDVSLELKTIADVALVGFPSAGKSSLIAAISAAKPKIADYPFTTLTPNLGVVESGEVRFTVADVPGLIEGASEGKGLGLEFLRHVERCEALLHVIDCATLDPGRDPLSDLDVILGELERYPVPEGQTPLLERPQLVALNKVDVPEAAELAEFVTAELEDRGYRVFPISTASRAGLRELTFALAEVVEQARAARPAVPEQERIVLRPKAVNAKPFTVRAEGGEEHRFYRVRGEKPERWVVQTDFTNEEAIGYLADRLAKLGVEDGLFKAGAVSGSTVVIGGDGGMIFDWEPTLTSTAELITSARGTDSRVGGSSRPTRNERREDYFERMDAKAAARAELEQERIAGLWADDDEDGR; from the coding sequence ATGGCGACCTTCGTCGACCGCGTGACCCTGCACCTCACCGCGGGGAACGGCGGCAACGGCTGCGTTTCGGTCCGCCGTGAGAAGTTCAAGCCCCTCGCCGGGCCCGACGGCGGCAACGGCGGTGACGGCGGCGACATCGTGCTCGTGGCCGACCCGCAGGTGACGACCCTGCTCGGCTACCACCGCTCGCCGCACCGTTCCTCGAAGAACGGCCAGCCCGGCATGGGCGACATGCGCAGCGGCGTGAGCGGCGAGACCCTCGAGCTGCCCGTCCCGATCGGCACCGTCGTGCACGACGAGGGCGGCGAGGTGCTCGCGGACATGACCGAGCCCGGCATGCGCGTCGTCGTCGCACCGGGCGGTCAGGGCGGCCTCGGCAACGCGGCCCTCGCGACCACCAAGCGCAAGGCCCCCGGCTTCGCCCTGCTGGGGACACCCGGGTGGACCGGCGACGTCAGCCTCGAGCTGAAGACCATCGCCGACGTCGCACTCGTCGGGTTCCCGAGCGCCGGCAAGTCCTCGCTCATCGCCGCGATCTCGGCCGCGAAGCCGAAGATCGCCGACTACCCGTTCACGACCCTGACCCCGAACCTCGGCGTCGTCGAGTCGGGCGAGGTCCGCTTCACGGTCGCCGACGTCCCCGGTCTCATCGAGGGCGCGTCGGAGGGCAAGGGCCTCGGCCTCGAGTTCCTGCGCCACGTCGAGCGCTGCGAGGCGCTCCTGCACGTCATCGACTGCGCGACGCTCGACCCGGGCCGCGACCCGTTGAGCGACCTCGACGTGATCCTCGGCGAGCTCGAGCGCTACCCGGTCCCCGAGGGCCAGACCCCGCTGCTCGAACGTCCGCAGCTCGTCGCCCTGAACAAGGTCGACGTGCCCGAGGCCGCCGAACTCGCCGAGTTCGTCACGGCCGAGCTCGAGGACCGCGGCTACCGGGTGTTCCCGATCTCGACCGCGTCCCGCGCCGGCCTGCGCGAGCTGACCTTCGCGCTGGCCGAGGTCGTCGAGCAGGCCCGCGCCGCCCGTCCGGCCGTGCCCGAGCAGGAGCGCATCGTGCTCCGCCCGAAGGCCGTCAACGCGAAGCCCTTCACGGTCCGTGCCGAGGGCGGCGAGGAGCACCGCTTCTACCGCGTCCGCGGCGAGAAGCCCGAGCGCTGGGTCGTGCAGACCGACTTCACCAACGAGGAGGCGATCGGCTACCTGGCCGACCGGCTCGCCAAGCTCGGCGTCGAGGACGGCCTGTTCAAGGCCGGCGCGGTCTCCGGGTCGACGGTCGTCATCGGTGGCGACGGGGGCATGATCTTCGACTGGGAGCCCACGCTCACCTCGACCGCCGAGCTCATCACGAGCGCGCGTGGCACCGACTCCCGGGTGGGTGGGTCCTCGCGACCGACCCGCAACGAGCGCCGCGAGGACTACTTCGAGCGCATGGACGCCAAGGCGGCGGCGCGCGCCGAGCTCGAGCAGGAGCGCATCGCCGGCCTGTGGGCCGACGACGACGAGGACGGCCGCTGA
- the proB gene encoding glutamate 5-kinase codes for MTETTDRADTGAVLERADVPRARRLVVKVGSSSVSGDAAGQIGALVDALAAVHARGTEVVLVSSGAIATGFPFLGLEGRPDDLATQQAAAATGQNLLMFRYQKELDRHGVVAAQVLLTAGDMQNPTHRVNAQRAVDRLLELRVLPIVNENDTVATHEIRFGDNDRLAALVARLLGADALVLLSDVESLYTRPPEHPDARPIHDVPFGDELAGVTFGASGAAGVGTGGAATKVAAARLAAEAGTAVLVTATGLVERALAGEQVGTFFHPAPRG; via the coding sequence ATGACCGAGACGACCGACCGCGCCGACACCGGGGCCGTGCTGGAGCGGGCTGACGTCCCGCGTGCCCGGCGCCTCGTCGTCAAGGTCGGTTCGTCGTCGGTCAGCGGCGACGCGGCCGGCCAGATCGGCGCGCTCGTCGACGCCCTGGCCGCCGTGCACGCCCGGGGGACCGAGGTCGTGCTCGTGTCCTCGGGCGCCATCGCGACCGGGTTCCCGTTCCTCGGGCTCGAGGGCCGCCCGGACGACCTCGCGACCCAGCAGGCGGCCGCGGCGACCGGGCAGAACCTCCTGATGTTCCGGTACCAGAAGGAGCTCGACCGGCACGGCGTCGTCGCGGCCCAGGTCCTGCTCACCGCGGGGGACATGCAGAACCCGACGCACCGGGTGAACGCGCAACGGGCCGTCGACCGGCTGCTCGAGCTGCGGGTCCTGCCGATCGTGAACGAGAACGACACCGTGGCCACGCACGAGATCCGCTTCGGCGACAACGACCGGCTGGCCGCCCTCGTCGCGCGCCTGCTCGGTGCCGACGCGCTCGTGCTGCTCTCCGACGTCGAGTCGCTGTACACGCGGCCGCCGGAGCACCCCGACGCGCGGCCGATCCACGACGTCCCGTTCGGTGACGAGCTCGCCGGGGTCACGTTCGGCGCGTCGGGAGCGGCCGGCGTGGGTACCGGGGGAGCGGCCACGAAGGTCGCCGCTGCCCGGCTCGCCGCCGAGGCCGGCACCGCCGTGCTCGTGACCGCGACCGGCCTGGTCGAGCGCGCGCTGGCCGGCGAGCAGGTCGGCACCTTCTTCCACCCGGCTCCGCGGGGCTGA
- a CDS encoding aldose 1-epimerase family protein, with protein sequence MSNDAPLSGSALTITAAGYTAEIASVGASLRTLRHEGRDLVVPFDADEVRPAFRGAVLAPWPNRVVDGRYTFGGREHELALTEPKRHHALHGLVAWTDFRTVAHEPDRAVLATTVAAQEGYPYRVDVLVEYRVDADGLHTTVTGTNTGHESAPWGTGPHPYLVGGAGRVDDWTLTLPAARVLEVTEDRLVPTGLADVHDEFDLRTATPIGDRFIDHAYTDFDRGGEGVATIVLTGADGRGVRVAFGPECPWVQVHTADHVVPEYHRVGLAVEPMTCAPDAFNTGEESGLVVLEPHASHAASWTIAAV encoded by the coding sequence ATGAGCAACGACGCGCCCCTGTCCGGTTCCGCCCTGACGATCACCGCGGCGGGCTACACCGCCGAGATCGCCTCGGTGGGGGCATCGCTGCGCACCCTCCGGCACGAGGGCCGCGACCTGGTCGTGCCGTTCGACGCCGACGAGGTCCGTCCGGCCTTCCGGGGCGCGGTCCTCGCTCCGTGGCCGAACCGGGTCGTGGACGGCCGCTACACGTTCGGCGGCCGGGAGCACGAGCTGGCCCTGACCGAGCCGAAGCGCCACCACGCCCTGCACGGTCTGGTCGCGTGGACGGACTTCCGCACGGTCGCGCACGAGCCGGACCGTGCCGTCCTCGCCACCACGGTCGCCGCGCAGGAGGGCTACCCGTACCGCGTGGACGTCCTGGTCGAGTACCGCGTCGACGCCGACGGTCTGCACACCACCGTGACCGGCACGAACACCGGGCACGAGTCCGCGCCCTGGGGGACCGGTCCGCACCCGTACCTGGTCGGCGGCGCGGGGCGCGTCGACGACTGGACGCTCACGCTGCCGGCGGCCCGGGTGCTCGAGGTGACCGAGGACCGTCTCGTGCCGACCGGCCTCGCCGACGTGCACGACGAGTTCGACCTCCGCACCGCGACCCCGATCGGCGACCGCTTCATCGACCACGCCTACACCGACTTCGACCGCGGCGGCGAGGGGGTCGCGACGATCGTCCTCACCGGTGCCGACGGCCGCGGCGTCCGCGTGGCGTTCGGTCCCGAGTGCCCGTGGGTGCAGGTGCACACCGCCGACCACGTCGTCCCCGAGTACCACCGCGTCGGCCTGGCCGTCGAGCCGATGACGTGCGCGCCGGACGCCTTCAACACCGGCGAGGAGTCGGGGCTCGTCGTGCTCGAGCCGCACGCCTCGCACGCCGCCTCGTGGACGATCGCCGCGGTCTGA
- the nadD gene encoding nicotinate-nucleotide adenylyltransferase — translation MLESTGRPRIGVMGGTFDPIHHGHLVAASEVARAFDLDEVVFVPTGQPYMKSDVTDAEHRYLMTVIATASNPMFTVSRVDIDRPGPTYTVDTLRDLHAQRPDAQLVFISGADAVQQILDWKDHDGLWDLAHFVAVTRPGHDLSITGLPERDVSLLEVPALAISSTDCRDRVRRGSPVWYLVPDGVVQYISKHHLYRSVA, via the coding sequence ATGCTCGAGAGCACGGGGCGCCCACGCATCGGTGTGATGGGTGGCACCTTCGACCCGATCCACCACGGACACCTCGTGGCGGCGTCGGAGGTCGCGCGCGCCTTCGACCTCGACGAGGTCGTCTTCGTGCCCACCGGCCAGCCGTACATGAAGTCGGACGTCACGGACGCCGAGCACCGGTACCTCATGACGGTCATCGCGACGGCGTCGAACCCGATGTTCACGGTCAGCCGGGTCGACATCGACCGTCCCGGACCGACGTACACGGTCGACACGCTCCGTGACCTGCACGCGCAGCGTCCCGATGCCCAGCTCGTCTTCATCTCGGGCGCGGACGCCGTCCAGCAGATCCTCGACTGGAAGGACCACGATGGGCTGTGGGACCTGGCGCACTTCGTCGCGGTCACCCGGCCGGGACACGACCTCAGCATCACCGGACTGCCCGAACGCGACGTAAGCTTGCTCGAAGTCCCCGCGTTGGCGATATCGTCCACCGACTGCCGCGACCGGGTCAGGCGCGGGTCACCCGTGTGGTACTTGGTCCCCGACGGTGTCGTCCAGTACATCTCCAAGCACCATCTGTATCGGAGCGTTGCATGA